The Candidatus Thermodiscus eudorianus genome has a segment encoding these proteins:
- a CDS encoding saccharopine dehydrogenase NADP-binding domain-containing protein — MSGRFIVVGLGNVGLRVLWDLARHGHEVVGVDSSYEAVERARSMGLNAELGDVAAVSKLAGGIGRVDAVVSALPGSIGFNVVKSLVELGFSVVDVSFFPEDPWPLHELALSRGVTVVVDAGIAPGLSNFLVGAGVRRTGSRRVRIFVGGISARPDSNPLGLAATWSTEDLLEEYRRPARYIRDGRVHSVSPLEATPGQVEVPGVGVLEYFPTDGLRTLLKTYGDMEFMAEYTLRWPGHLNLMKTLASLGFLGEENISVQGCVVTPRACLASVLRSGLRGVRDIVVLMVELSSEGEGTLRFRSVVRSDENWSAMSKGTGSFQAVVAELLHEGRLGRGLVVPEEIGRDPELASSVMRKLSLRSIHVLED; from the coding sequence ATGAGCGGGAGGTTTATTGTAGTCGGCCTGGGCAATGTTGGGCTGCGCGTCCTGTGGGACTTGGCGCGTCATGGTCATGAGGTTGTGGGTGTTGATAGTAGTTATGAGGCTGTGGAGCGCGCGCGTAGCATGGGTTTGAACGCGGAGCTCGGGGATGTGGCGGCCGTCTCCAAGCTGGCGGGGGGGATTGGCAGGGTTGACGCTGTCGTGTCGGCTTTGCCTGGGTCTATAGGGTTCAACGTGGTTAAGAGCCTGGTTGAGCTGGGGTTTAGCGTGGTCGACGTCTCCTTTTTCCCGGAGGATCCGTGGCCTCTGCATGAGCTGGCCCTGAGCAGGGGGGTTACAGTTGTTGTCGATGCTGGTATAGCGCCTGGCCTCTCCAATTTCCTGGTTGGGGCTGGCGTTCGCCGTACGGGTTCGAGGCGTGTGAGGATTTTCGTGGGGGGAATCTCTGCCAGGCCCGATAGCAATCCCCTGGGCCTTGCGGCCACGTGGAGCACTGAGGATCTCTTGGAGGAGTATCGTAGGCCGGCCAGGTATATCCGGGATGGGAGGGTGCACTCGGTCTCCCCGCTTGAGGCGACGCCTGGCCAAGTGGAGGTCCCTGGTGTTGGCGTGCTAGAGTATTTCCCCACCGATGGCCTCAGGACGCTTCTCAAGACGTATGGCGACATGGAGTTCATGGCGGAGTACACGCTTAGATGGCCGGGTCATCTTAACTTGATGAAGACCCTCGCGTCCCTGGGCTTCCTCGGGGAGGAGAACATAAGTGTTCAGGGATGCGTTGTAACCCCGAGGGCTTGCCTGGCGTCCGTCCTTAGGAGCGGGTTGCGTGGTGTTAGGGATATCGTCGTCCTCATGGTCGAGCTGTCTTCCGAGGGGGAAGGGACCCTCAGGTTTAGGAGTGTTGTCAGGTCCGACGAGAACTGGTCTGCTATGTCTAAGGGGACTGGCTCGTTCCAGGCGGTGGTCGCCGAGCTACTTCACGAGGGTAGGCTGGGGCGCGGCCTAGTGGTCCCCGAGGAGATTGGGAGGGACCCCGAGCTCGCATCCAGCGTTATGAGGAAGCTATCGCTGAGGTCCATACACGTCCTGGAGGACTAG